TGGAACCTTGTCAGAATCATCCTGGTCTCCATCCCTCGGTGCAAGGGAATCCACGTACGCTTGTGCAAGCTCCTTTAGATTACCCACTACTGGCTTGTATGTTAGCTTCATGTACTCCTTAATAGGTATAAGCTTAATCTCAGCAGCAACAAGGAGTCCAAGTGTCCCCTGAGACCACGGGATAGCATAGTAAAGATCAGAGTATTCATTGTCTTTTGTGGCTCTAACCAACCGACCATCTGCCAAAACAATTTCATAAGCCACGACTGTATCCGAGAACAGACCATAAATATGGGAGCTTCCTTCAATCCCGTACCCATTGATCAGGCCACCAACAGTCAGATCATCAAGCTCTGCAACAACGGCGAGGGAAAGATTCATTGGAACAGTAACCCTGGAAATCTGACCCATGTTGACCAAAGGCTCCACTCTAGCAATCATTCGCTCCTTGTCAATGTCAAGAATGTTTCTGAAGGAAGAAAGGTCAATCTCATAATGTCGAGCACGCTTATAGTCTACATTGCGCATTCCAACAGCAATCCAAGGTTTTCGGGCTGTGCAGACTAGACCATCTTTTTGGGGGTTCCTCTCCTTGAGGCGTTTAACAACTTTCTTGACATTTTCATCATGCTCTTCCTGGCGCTTTTTGAATGATTTGCACTCAGACCTCACATCCCCAAGGTAAGTGAGGAAGTACAATGTGAAGGAAATGGGAAGAACGACAAAGATTACAATTATCCATCGGAATTGGACAAAGTAATCTACCCAGATCTTCTTTCTCTTGGGGCGTAATGGGGCCTCAAGATCTGACATTATGAAACAAAGAACAGGCCTACAGCATAAAAGAAACAAATGCAGAAGTAAGAAACTTGAGCAAAATCACATTGGTAATGGTCAAATTTCAAAGGGATTGTTACAGATAAAAATGGCTGCGACAACTGCTAACAGCAAACCCGAACTTCGACATGCAAAATAACGTGAAACTCTCTGCTTGACTATTTATTAGGGCCAGCAATGAATATGTGCATGAGAGTGGCAAATccaaaagttttattttttccCCCATTCAAATCAGTAGAATGCTCGCTGGTCAGCCTGCTGGGGGAGCTAGACTCTCTGTGCGCATGTAAGAGGACGGCAACTAATCTACCTTATACATCTAGTCTGATGCCACTAAGAAAGATGAAATccgagaaaaaaaatttaataagaaGGAACATgtgatcaaaattttaaaaatctatttAATTTAGCTCTATTTTAAAAACTATAATAAAATTAGTGCAAAATCAAATGCCGGGCCTATTATAGAGACTCTTATATGATTGAACAGATATATCGAATTTAAGACATGGAGTCCAATAATATAAGGCTTACATAAAAATATCCAAAATCCAATAATATTGTAAGAGCTCTACTACAATAGAAAAATCTAAAAAGATATTAAAGATATTGAAAGATGACGAATGGAATGCTTTATTGAATGAAGACTCGATTGTTCACAATCTCTATGAGATAGGGATTCCAAATATGAATAAATCTGAGTTTCCAAAGGAGATTCAAACAAAAAGCTTATGTTGTCACTACTCGCTAATTTGTTTATAGGCGCAACCTAAACTGTTGAAATTTGAATCAGTAACCAAACGATACATCGGTGTTCTTTCAAACATTAACCAGCTCAGTGGAAAATATTTCCAAAATCTGAAACAAGAAAGTATTTCAAGTAAATTgtaattgtatttttttttctttttacacAAATTTGACTTTATCTGAGATTTGACTCCTAATGAAGCATAAAACACACCATCCACGAGTAGATCTAAAATCTGAACCGTAAGCGACAATGCATTAATCAAACAGAAAGCATTAAACTTCAACACGAACAGATCTAAAACACTGAAGTAAAAAAACTAAATCATGCATCACAGAAACAGAAGCAGGAACAAGGAAAAACATCAAAAAAAATCCCATAAACGACACAAAATACCCAAAATAATCTCTACCAGATAAGAGCTTAAAAACCATTTTCGATACAGTagagagaagaaaaaaaaaccgaaaagaagaagacgaagaaaGCCGCAGCTTGTACCCGTGTTGGAGAGTGGACTGTGGCACGACGTGACCGGAGGAGACGAGGAGGTTCGATATCTATGTTATGTTATAAAGCCATATAGGACAAGGGCATTTTGGGAAATCAAGAGtagatttatttattaatattaaaagtGAAATTGTGCCGCGCTGTCGTATTTGGATCATGGCGGATCTACCTTGATCTCGaggtgaattttttaaaaaagatattGTTTGATGCGAACTtcaatatttatgtattattattattattattatatatatatatatatatattctgttTGAATCATATTTTACGACTATTTGAgttataaaataattatgttatttttatcTTTCAATTTATAGCTGTATCATTTATTATCACATTTTATTATGGGAGAAGTTCTTTATACATtaacatttattttttattttatttagataGGAATGGTTTGTTGCAACACAAAAATTCACGTGAGACAGTTTCATTGTCAATTTTGTAAAACAAATATCTGACAATATCTGATTCATGAAAACtgttatttttttaatctaaaatatcatttttttgttGGTTATACATATCACAAAATTAACtaatgagacggtctcacaagattttttgtaattttgatTCGAGTAAGATCCGACTCGTGAAAAGTGTTATCTTTTGTGTCCAAATTATTTTTCACTACAAAAATATCTTTTTTTAGTTATACTACAAAGAAATAttgtgaaaaatattaatttttatcgctaaattatttattatttttataaataaagatTGAGTCGGCGTTTCTTATGATATATATCTGTAAGACCATTACATATTAGAACTATTCTTGTTATCATCAGATCTCGAGGACTTCGAACTCGAACTTTTCTAATCGTCCAGATAATTGTTTAACTACATCCATCCCAATTTGTGTCATAGCTCATAGGAAATTGAGGTTTCTATTGTACCCATAAAGAGCTATTGGTCATCTCAACAAGGACTTATATTCTAAAATGTAGATTTAAATACCTGTTAGTTATTAGTtgtacataaatcaataaaataattaaataaaacctACCTAATCACCCCTAAGTGGATCTGTATTAGGTGTTAAATCTAATATTCCAAATACTGAACTaagatatttttgaaattaaataaaaatataaccaATGAATTAAAGATGAACTATGAACAGGTCTCAAAGTTGATATATTTGATGTCAGGTTAGGTTGATCTAGAGTTGTAAATGAATTGAGCCGGTTCGCGAGCTTTTCTAAGTCGACTTGATAAATATCTGATTTGTATTCAGTATTCGAAACGAATTTATCCGAGCTGAAATtgagccaaaaaaaaaattattgatagTTCCTGAGCCTCGATAATATTATTATGTATTAAGTATACATCCATTTCAAGTATCTAAGACATTCGAACCTTCGTTCTCAACCTTAATATCCGAACAATAGTTCGCAGATAGTTTCGAACATTTCAAGCTGAACGCGAACTCGAAATTCATTTGAGTCAAACTCGagcaaaattaaaatatttgagttttgaATCAAGTTCGAACTCCAATATATTTAATTcgaatcaaattaaaaccttaAACTTTTACTATATCCTACCCAGTTCGGTTGGATTATACACCTTGAGTTGGCCTAATACATGGACCACGAAGTAGAGTTTTTAACAGAGCGAGTGAAAAcaaaagaagagctaaatccgAAAACGGATCCCACAAGGGATACGTGCCCTTGCTGGAAGTCACGTTGTGGCGCAGCTGTCTGCACGTGGTTTTGATTCCAAATGTCCTTTTCAGCCCACAGTCTTCTGTCACATTTTTTCACCAACAAAACTTGTATGCGAACACCTTCAGTGTTATTCATGTCACACCACCCATAAAAGTGACTTACATTTATCTAGAAAAGAATattggtctgctggtctacatGTCAAAAGTAAATTGAATGAGTTATTTCTCCATCTCTTTTGACATGAAATTGACACGAAAAATGTCCAAGATCGCATTTTTGAAATCTATTTTGGGACTGGAATGTTTGGagaaaataaaatgtattttttatttttatatcgagtaaataaaATTGTTAAGGTGGATTTCAAATCATGTAAGAAATGGTTGGAtaagataattttgaatttttttatggagCTAGAATATAATTTgtcaagacaaaaatttgtgtgagacggtctcacgggtcgtattttgtgagacgtattTGGgtgatccatgaaaaaatattactttttatgctaagaatattactttttatagtgAATATCGACacagttgacccgtctcacagataaaaattcgtgagatcgtcttacaagagacctactcatttttTAATAGATTATATTTAAGAAATGATGAAGGGATTATATTTGCTTTCATGTTAATAGATTTCAAATCATGTAAGAATTGCTCTTGGGAACAACCCTTATCTTACGCGATTCGAGCTCGAATATATCTATTTCAAACTTTAAATATTTCAACATATTTAGATTGTTTGAAACATTTATACCTTTTAACCGCATGAAAACTAATCACTAAAAAATACTCAGataagatattattttaattatagaaTCCAAACACTATAAAAAAACAATAGAAACTTTAAAAAACACTTGTAAACCGAAGTATGTTTTTCAGATAGATATTGTGCATCCAAAATCACCATAATTTCTTGTCACCAACATTTCATCCGCCATATAgattatgattttaaaaaatgcCTAGAAACGCTCTTTGTAACCGTCTGTGtttattttacattaaatcaatctCTCAATAGtttaataacaaaaaaaaaggtATAAAATCTAATGAACCTTTAACCTATAATTACTATGGTGATTATAGTTGAGACAGCGAAAGAATGGAAGAGATAAGACTAAGAAAACAAAAAATCTACAGCCTGAGCTAAATTCCTCAAGTAGAAATCAATGCTATGTTTGTTAGTCCGACTCGGTTACCTCCGGTTCagagaaaaaaattaattcaaagcttTCCCTGAAATCAACTACTTTTCTTAGCAGGTTTGGGAGGAAGTGTTCCAAATATCCTGTCCCAGAAAGCTGAAGTGATTCCGAATCCCTTATCTTGAATCTTGAAGTGATGGTTCATGTGATGTCTCTACAAAAATTACCATTCGATCGATAAATTAttcttcaaataaatatttctaTTCGAGACGGATCTATCAGAACAAGTTTGAACACTTCAAGTACCCGAACTCGTCTCAATAAAATGGTAGAATTTACTATCTACTTAAACATTGTCCATTCAATGTGAATTATAATCTAAAGCATTTATGAGAGTACCAATTTTAGTGGGAGTGATGATATTCCAACAATTAATTTAGTCATTATTACTTAAATGTGCCAAATTCTACGTTAAGAGTATAAATACCATTACTAAATCATCTCTCCTAAGCTCAAGCTTCTAAAGGTGATTTCTAACTTGGTATCAGACAGTCATAAGTTCAAATCCTAGGGAAGAAATTCCCATCATTATTACATTATGGAGGTCCTGGTTACTATGTGCGAGCCTATCTTACCAAATACACAATTTCAAGCATATACACTAATTGGACATTAGTTTCAATTAGTATGCATCTGTCTCCGACTGATATATGCAAGAGCGTGTACTGGGCCACCTTCCATTAGCTCGTCTTTTGGGGAAAAAAGGTCTTTAATTGTATGCATAAAGGGCTAAAATTGTCTCTCGACTATAATTATGGGACAaataaataacattttgattagaaaatttgaaatttatgggCTCGACATGATTCTTGCCTAATGTTGCTTTACCTTGAGATCGTGAGGAACTCCTTTGGATGGTTTTCCATAATGCAAGTAGTAATGAGTGCAATCATATATAACATATCCTAGTAGGGCGCCGGCAAGAAATGCAGGGGCACAAGATGCAGGCGCTAGAAGCTTAATCACATTCCACAACTGATATATATAACAGATACAAGGATTATAAAGGGAAAAATGCTATAAAGTAAGAAAAATTGGATATTTTTGGCGTGTTTTGCATACGTACAGGCACAAGTAAAATTCCAGTAGCAGCTGGAGGGAAAACAAGTCGGAGTCCATCCATTGGGTGCTTGTGATGGCATCCATGGAGGAGGTAATGAATTGTGTTTCCCCTGCGTGAAATTTTCAAACCATCAAAACTTCTTGCTTCATTTTGACAGTAAAAAGCGATAGGGTAATGTAAGAAAACTGACTAACCAATAGCCAGTTGTTTTAATGTGGAATAAAAATCGATGCAAGGCGTACTCAAGCAATGTCCAAAAGCAGACACCGGCAATTAATGACATTGCTAGATGATATGGAGGAAGGCTATTCTTCACGGATAATGAGATTAACCAGCACACAACTGGTAGCCAGACCGTAGGAATCGTCCACCAAGGAGTACGAGTCATGAACTGTTCCAAGTAATCgaaatatattcattttgaTTACTCAATATTGAtcttattaattataatattagaCCTCAGTTGCAACATCTAATCCAAAACATATCGTTGAATTTTAAATAGTAGTAATAAAATGAAAAGAGAATGCAACGCTAACACGGGATTAACGTGGTAAGGCCACAGATTACATCCATATGCAGTGCATAGAGTATCGCAAatctaataatatatttttatttaggatTCAGTTCTCACccctttataaaaaaaaaatatgtaaattttcAACACAGCTAAATCACAATCAAAGAATATCGaagattaattttaatattaaagatatcaaatctgatTCCAGAAATATTGGTTGGTTTCTGATATACATCCTTAATGAAATTATGTTGCTCTTGAGCAAGAAATGGCTGCCGTAATAACAAGGAAAGAACAGCTTATAAAATCTAAATGCTGTACAGA
This is a stretch of genomic DNA from Primulina eburnea isolate SZY01 chromosome 11, ASM2296580v1, whole genome shotgun sequence. It encodes these proteins:
- the LOC140804427 gene encoding delta(24)-sterol reductase-like isoform X1; the protein is MGEKIKLLDLPLSCTYSLLALINSQAESFTLFCMSKFGFAVSSCRSHFYLPVLCFIMSDLEAPLRPKRKKIWVDYFVQFRWIIVIFVVLPISFTLYFLTYLGDVRSECKSFKKRQEEHDENVKKVVKRLKERNPQKDGLVCTARKPWIAVGMRNVDYKRARHYEIDLSSFRNILDIDKERMIARVEPLVNMGQISRVTVPMNLSLAVVAELDDLTVGGLINGYGIEGSSHIYGLFSDTVVAYEIVLADGRLVRATKDNEYSDLYYAIPWSQGTLGLLVAAEIKLIPIKEYMKLTYKPVVGNLKELAQAYVDSLAPRDGDQDDSDKVPDFVETMIYSPTEAVCMTGKYASKEEAKKKGNKINSVGWWFKPWFYQHAETALKRGEFVEYIPTREYYHRHTRCLYWEGKLILPFADQCWFRYLLGWLMPPKVSLLKATQGEAIRNYYHEMHVIQDMLVPLYKVGDALEWVHREMELYPLWLCPHRLFKLPVKTMVYPEPGFELQHRQGDTHYAQMYTDVGVYYSPGPVLRGEEFDGAGAVRKMEDWLIENHGFQPQYAVSELSEKNFWRMFDAGLYEQCRKKYGAVGTFMSVYYKSKKGRKTEKEVQEAEKEILETPDAEADNPGDY
- the LOC140804701 gene encoding dihydroceramide fatty acyl 2-hydroxylase FAH2-like, which encodes MVNQGYMVDLNKPLVFQVGRLGEAYDEWVHQPIVSKETPRFFANGVFEFMTRTPWWTIPTVWLPVVCWLISLSVKNSLPPYHLAMSLIAGVCFWTLLEYALHRFLFHIKTTGYWGNTIHYLLHGCHHKHPMDGLRLVFPPAATGILLVPLWNVIKLLAPASCAPAFLAGALLGYVIYDCTHYYLHYGKPSKGVPHDLKRHHMNHHFKIQDKGFGITSAFWDRIFGTLPPKPAKKSS